From Litorilinea aerophila, a single genomic window includes:
- a CDS encoding DUF3891 family protein, which translates to MIVREMPDGRLLCIHQTSHALMAASFCRHWGNRDFARPEPYDITLLAIAQHDNGWYEWEQQPELRPDGYPMDFIHGPQAETKLDLWRRGVARAWAQHPYAGVLVGNHAAYLYQGGLEDVTDPSERRLIQAFLDEQQERQDLLRARFGQDAAMARALRPAVLESNTRLLQFGDSASLQVTIPWASRRTFPRCPLDGEGTFVSIEMEHGDDTITFDPWPFDVDHFDVTIHGRLLSQRRFDHAAAYHAALAEAPYHCLTWQVIRPE; encoded by the coding sequence ATGATCGTCCGCGAAATGCCCGACGGCCGGCTCCTCTGCATCCACCAGACCAGCCACGCGCTGATGGCGGCCAGCTTTTGCCGCCACTGGGGCAACCGGGACTTTGCCCGGCCCGAGCCCTACGATATCACTCTCCTGGCTATCGCCCAGCATGACAACGGCTGGTACGAATGGGAGCAGCAGCCTGAGCTGCGCCCCGACGGCTATCCCATGGACTTTATCCATGGTCCCCAGGCCGAGACCAAACTCGATCTCTGGCGCCGGGGCGTGGCCCGGGCCTGGGCCCAACATCCCTACGCCGGCGTCCTGGTGGGCAACCACGCTGCCTACCTCTACCAGGGCGGGCTGGAAGACGTGACCGATCCATCCGAGCGCCGCCTGATCCAGGCATTTCTGGACGAACAACAGGAGCGGCAGGATCTCCTCCGGGCGCGCTTTGGCCAGGATGCCGCCATGGCCCGGGCGTTGCGCCCAGCCGTGCTGGAGTCCAACACCCGCCTGCTCCAGTTCGGCGACTCGGCCAGTCTTCAGGTGACCATCCCCTGGGCCAGCCGCCGTACCTTCCCCCGCTGCCCGCTGGATGGCGAAGGGACCTTTGTCTCCATCGAGATGGAACACGGGGATGACACCATCACCTTCGATCCATGGCCCTTCGACGTGGACCACTTCGATGTGACGATCCACGGCCGGCTCCTGAGCCAGCGCCGATTTGACCACGCCGCTGCCTACCATGCCGCCCTGGCAGAAGCGCCCTATCACTGCCTCACCTGGCAGGTGATCCGACCGGAATGA